One Littorina saxatilis isolate snail1 linkage group LG10, US_GU_Lsax_2.0, whole genome shotgun sequence DNA window includes the following coding sequences:
- the LOC138978939 gene encoding uncharacterized protein: MEGKRNRLKRKPKVSPIPQQSKEAPDVSQPQQTDVKPINTSVITIDDDGNSTSVGSAPSNTKLNQSPDNPGQQKGKDTALTTLTEVLLAIDRNRKRLPLELLPDLPPYQPPVAHKGDNLADLHGTFDDLPPLPKLCPCKLKRKRKDTLSPAPSTKPAQPASSTRESRIAHTDQQRKSCENSKNSLHKELGSKKMTTALHHLAKRMIQTEHVPGTSRESDFSSVFLPADVSVFEETNPGLSDLPLDKAASTMRMPSVSKSKSQVSQSQTKQKTPGSGRFPNLKEKTQSAGLFSKTSSVAPAHDEMNEFEETSTHRTTNFADNSIERRQKRPLSSSTSSQRNKTTSAKTVTKSLFSAKSKPIFSTVKQPQAGKSQPSISSFSFKPVSKGGSGSCSGSGNGVSRVMGRPPQSNSRETVAVSTSRGSGHSKGRESDVDGTTDSRKEGEGRVISCPLCQMAFSSALCQIDIDGHIAACLSANDDDITW, translated from the exons ATGGAGGGTAAACGCAATCGTTTGAAGCGAAAACCGAAG GTGTCACCAATACCACAACAAAGCAAAGAAGCGCCCGATGTCTCACAGCCACAACAGACAGATGTCAAACCCATCAACACAAGTGTCATTACCATTGACGATGATGGTAACAGTACTTCAGTCGGCAGTGCTCCTTCAAACACAAAACTAAACCAGTCTCCTGATAATCCAGG GCAGCAGAAAGGGAAGGATACAGCGCTGACGACTTTGACGGAAGTTCTTTTGGCAATCGACCGGAATCGCAAACGTCTTCCACTGGAGTTACTACCTGACCTACCCCCATACCAG CCACCTGTAGCtcacaagggagacaacttgGCTGATCTACACGGCACATTTGATGACTTGCCTCCCTTGCCCAAACTCTGTCCTTGCAAACTGAAGCGAAAGAGGAAGGATACGCTTTCCCCGGCACCATCAACAAAACCAGCACAGCCAGCAAGCAGCACAAGAGAGAGTCGTATAGCAcacacagatcaacaaagaaaaagttgtgaaaattctaaaaatagcTTGCATAAAGAATTAGGCAGTAAGAAAATGACCACTGCCTTGCATCATCTTGCAAAGAGGATGATTCAGACTGAGCATGTGCCCGGTACTTCTCGTGAGTCAGATTTTTCATCAGTTTTTTTGCCAGCGGATGTCTCTGTGTTCGAAGAAACCAATCCAGGACTGAGTGACCTTCCCCTGGATAAGGCAGCTTCAACTATGAGGATGCCCTCAGTTTCAAAATCAAAAAGCCAAGTCAGtcaatcacaaacaaaacaaaagactccAGGCTCTGGTCGATTTCCaaatttgaaagaaaaaactcAATCCGCGGGTCTGTTTTCCAAGACTTCTTCAGTAGCTCCAGCCCATGACGAAATGAACGAATTTGAAGAAACAAGCACCCACCGCACCACAAACTTTGCAGACAACAGCATCGAGAGGCGTCAGAAACGACCATTGTCTTCTTCAACCAGTTCACAGAGAAACAAGACAACCAGTGCTAAAACAGTCACAAAATCTCTTTTCTCCGCGAAATCAAAACCCATTTTTTCAACTGTGAAACAGCCGCAAGCTGGAAAATCCCAACCTTCTATTTCAAGTTTCTCCTTCAAGCCTGTTTCTAAGGGTGGTAGTGGTAGTTGTAGTGGTAGTGGTAATGGGGTGAGTAGAGTCATGGGTAGGCCGCCTCAATCCAACAGCCGGGAAACTGTAGCGGTTTCTACCAGCAGAGGTTCTGGGCACAGTAAAGGGAGAGAATCCGATGTGGATGGGACGACTGACTCTCGGAAGGAGGGTGAGGGAAGAGTGATCTCATGCCCGCTCTGTCAGATGGCCTTCTCCTCTGC ACTGTGCCAGATTGACATTGATGGACACATTGCTGCCTGTCTGTCGGCAAATGACGATGACATCACATGGTAA
- the LOC138978940 gene encoding U3 small nucleolar RNA-associated protein NOL7-like, whose product MSRRRRYHDGESEEDDDFETPAFREAVRAPAQNERADSDDSDDEIQSESGLGESPEEDLIEEAGQHDDEGKENDSDDDAPEDVDFKTGRDTEQKRMQSILDEIRRGREETKDKRRKKDKLFKLQKQEKLDELNKRKLPEELLDELTQSPEKKQKKLPSGKKTGKAKEEQKTKGGDDEEKDDDDDFSLSEDDERLNLAKDFISLSSEKEEGTQLEVVSLEKRKDGGVSLSAADFKQSMLFGGRHKRVTNKQARLTQAKRNARH is encoded by the exons ATGTCTCGTAGACGTAGATACCACGATGGAGAGTCAGAAGAAGACGATGACTTTGAAACTCCAGCTTTCCGAGAGGCTGTTCGCGCACCTGCGCAGAATGAACGAGCCGATTCAG ATGACTCAGACGATGAAATTCAGTCCGAGTCGGGACTGGGAGAATCCCCGGAAGAGGATCTGATAGAGGAAGCCGGGCAGCATGACGATGAAGGAAAGGAGAATGACAGCGATGACGACGCACCAGAAGATGTGGATTTCAAGACAGGGCGGGATACGGAGCAGAAGAGGATGCAGTCTATTCTGGACGAGATCAGAAGAGGCAGGGAGGAGACCAAAGACAAGCGGAGGAAGAAAGATAAACTCTTCAAGCTGCAGAAG CAAGAGAAGTTGGATGAGCTGAACAAACGCAAGCTGCCAGAAGAACTCTTGGATGAGTTGACGCAATCACcagagaagaagcagaagaaattACCAAGTGGTAAGAAAACAG GCAAAGCAAAGGaggaacagaaaacaaaaggtGGAGATGACGAAGAGAAGGACGATGATGACGATTTCAGTCTGTCAGAGGACGACGAGAGGCTCAACTTGGCGAAAGACTTTATCTCTTTGTCCTCCGAGAAGGAAGA GGGGACACAACTGGAGGTGGTTTCACTGGAGAAGCGTAAAGATGGTGGCGTGTCGCTGAGCGCCGCTGACTTCAAACAATCCATGCTGTTCGGAGGACGCCATAAGAGAGTCACAA ATAAACAAGCCAGACTGAC
- the LOC138977887 gene encoding ski oncogene-like, whose translation LYSVPTYLHSGPPVLLNPERVIPYSESQRYERHFTPNVSLAPTPQTKSKSDEEDELGEVQEQPQELTVHVRVKAKEVPKAAVVQTHVNVPSLPTAMESSSREYREYDLPTDTDDSSVGQSSPLDSREEPRFSDSPVFESTLEQELAMIHRALDGKVPHTKEGRDGFLHQYSKLRARQEELVHCLCRDKNMLKREVNLVQNQNDDLACKLRALENEVTGLRLDGEQRERAVQEERVALAQRMAAIENENKKEIYDKSPRQCEMKARLQHFESLYHDLQYENSALRSELQRKGVDIVQLLANKKQSMVDANANNKNAAGTQSAGQRSNGSEKLKIAVGGGGGDGGLPPSLLLPQAHSRIPKTLPPKKERDLIVE comes from the exons TTGTACAGCGTGCCGACATACCTGCACTCAGGCCCGCCAGTGCTTCTGAACCCAGAGCGCGTGATTCCGTATTCAGAGTCACAGAG ATATGAACGTCACTTCACACCGAACGTGTCGCTGGCCCCCACCCCCCAGACCAAGAGCAAGTCGGACGAGGAGGATGAATTGGGGGAGGTGCAGGAACAGCCGCAGGAGCTCACCGTGCACGTCAGGGTCAAGGCCAAAGAGGTACCAAAGGCAGCGGTTGTTCAGACGCACGTCAACGTCCCGTCCTTGCCGACAGCCATGGAGAGTAGTAGTCGGGAGTATCGGGAGTACGATTTGCCGACCGATACTGACGATTCCAGTGTGGGGCAGAGCTCTCCTTTGGACA GTCGAGAGGAGCCACGGTTCAGCGACTCCCCGGTGTTCGAGAGCACGCTGGAGCAAGAGTTGGCCATGATTCACCGAGCGCTGGACGGCAAGGTTCCCCACACCAAGGAGGGGCGCGACGGCTTTCTGCACCAGTACTCCAAGCTACGGGCACGCCAAGAAGAGTTGGTTCACTGTCTGTGTCGCGACAAGAACATGCTGAAGAGA GAGGTCAACCTGGTGCAGAATCAGAACGACGACCTTGCTTGCAAGCTGCGAGCGCTGGAGAATGAGGTGACGGGTCTGAGGCTGGACGGTGAGCAACGCGAACGAGCAGTGCAGGAAGAGCGAGTGGCGCTCGCACAGCGCATGGCGGCCATAGAAAACGAAAATAAAAAAGAG ATTTACGACAAGTCTCCGCGACAGTGTGAGATGAAGGCACGCCTGCAGCACTTCGAGAGCCTCTACCATGACCTCCAGTACGAGAACTCCGCCCTTCGCTCTGAGCTCCAACGTAAAGGCGTGGACATCGTGCAGCTTCTGGCCAATAAGAAACAGTCCATGGTCGACGCTAACGCCAACAACAAGAACGCAGCCGGAACCCAGTCGGCAGGGCAGCGGAGCAACGGCAGCGAGAAGCTGAAGAtcgctgtagggggaggtggcGGGGATGGGGGGctgcctccctccctcctcctgcCTCAGGCTCACTCGCGCATCCCCAAAACCTTGCCTCCCAAGAAAGAGCGCGACTTGATCGTGGAGTAA